The following nucleotide sequence is from bacterium.
CGGCAGCGCGTCGCCGGCGCCCACCTGCGCACGCGGCTGGTCGTGGCCTTCAGCGCGCTGGCCAGCCTGCCGGCGCTCGTGCTCTTCCTCGTCTCGCTCAAGCTCGTCACCTCCAGCGTGCAGGGCTGGTTCGACGCCAGCGTCGAGGACGCCCTGCGCCTGGCCGCCACCAGCGCCGCGGACACGCCGCGCACCACGGAGCGCGCGGCGCTGGCGCAGGCCCAGCGTCTGGCCGAGGACATCGTGCGCCTCGACCTCGCCGGGCCGGGGCGCCGCGAGATCCGCGCGCGCCACCTGCGGGGCCGGCTCCAGGAGCTCGAGCTGGCCGCGGCGGCCTACTACGACGGCCCCGGGCCGCCCGAGCAGTTCTTCGCCTCCAGTGCCAGGCCGGTGCCGGCGCTGCCGCCGGAGCGCCTGCTCGACGCCTGGAACGGGCGCAGCGGCCTGGCGCTTTCCACGACGAGCGCGGGCGCCGCGATCCAGGCCTACTGGCCCGTGCGCGCCGCCGGCCAGCCGGTGCGCGCGGTGGTCGCCGCCACGCTCGTGATCCCGGCGGACCTCGGCGCCCGCCTCTCGCGGGCGGCGGCGACCTTCGAGAGCTACCGCCAGACGCGCCTCTTCAGCGGCCCGATCCGCCTGAGCTACACTCTCTGGCTGGCGACGATCGCGCTCGTCATCGTCTTCTCCGCGACCTGGTTCGCCTTCTACCTCTCGCGGGTGATCACGACACCCATCCAGCAGCTGGCCGAGGGCACGCGGCGGGTGGCCGGCGGCGACCTGGACTTCGCGATCGCCGTCGAGGCCCAGGACGAGATCGGCATGCTCGTCGACTCCTTCAACAGCATGACCCGCGACCTGCGCACGGGCAAGGCGCAGCTCGAGCAGGCCTACCGCGATCTGCAGCGCTTCACGGTGGAGCTCGAGCGCCGGCGCAACCTCATCGAGACGATCCTCGAGGCGATCGCCACCGGCGTGATCGCCGTCGACCCCCGCGGCGCGGTCGCGGCCTGCAACCGCGCCGCGCAGGAACTGCTCGGCCTGGCGCCCGACGCCGTCGGCCGCCCGCTCGAGCAGATCCTCGGCGACCCCTCCCTGCGGCCGCTGCGGGACGCGATCGACGCCCCGCGGGCGGCCGCGGACGCCGCCGGCGAGGGCCGCGTCGTGCTCTCGACGGGCGGGCTCGTGCGCACCCTCTTCGTGACCGTCGTGCCGCTGCGCGACCCGCGCTTCGCCGACCTCGGGCGGCTCGTCGTCGTCGACGACCTCACGCAGCTGGTGCGCGCGCAGCGGATCGCCGCGTGGCGCGAGGCGGCGCGCCGCATCGCGCACGAGATCAAGAACCCCCTGACGCCGATCCGGCTCTCGATCGAGCGGGCGCGCAAGAAGCTCCTCGACGGGGCGCCCGACCGTGAGCAGGTCTTCCTCGAGGCCGCGGCCACGGTCATCTCCGAGGTCGAGGCCATGAAGCGGCTCGTCGACGAGTTCTCCCGCTTCGCGCGGCTGCCCGCGCCGCGGCCGGAGCCGGTGGACCTGCGCGAGGTGGTCGACGGCGCGGTCGACCTCTACCGCCCCGGGCACCGGGAGGTCGAGTTCGTCACCCGGCACCACCCCCAGCCGCTCGTGATCGACGGGGACGCCGAGCAGCTGCGCCGCGTCTTCATCAACCTGCTGGAGAACGCCCTCGACGCGCTCGACGGGCCGGGGACGATCGAGATCGCGACCGCGCCCGGCGAGGACGGCCGCACGGCGCGCGTGCGGGTCGCCGACACGGGGCGCGGCCTGCCGCCCGGGGACCGCGACCGCGTCTTCCTGCCCTACATCACCACCAAGAAGGAAGGCGGCGGCCTCGGGCTGGCCATCGTCGGCGACATCGTCGCGAGCCACGGCGGCACGGTGCGCGCCGAGGACAACCCGCCCCGCGGGACCGCGTTCGTGCTGGAGTTCCCCCTGCGAC
It contains:
- a CDS encoding ATP-binding protein, coding for MSLRLRRNLLWAAAIAALITALTTLELWLQGTPAGVPLATGVAIFALLNLNIILLMALAILVFRNLTKLYFERRQRVAGAHLRTRLVVAFSALASLPALVLFLVSLKLVTSSVQGWFDASVEDALRLAATSAADTPRTTERAALAQAQRLAEDIVRLDLAGPGRREIRARHLRGRLQELELAAAAYYDGPGPPEQFFASSARPVPALPPERLLDAWNGRSGLALSTTSAGAAIQAYWPVRAAGQPVRAVVAATLVIPADLGARLSRAAATFESYRQTRLFSGPIRLSYTLWLATIALVIVFSATWFAFYLSRVITTPIQQLAEGTRRVAGGDLDFAIAVEAQDEIGMLVDSFNSMTRDLRTGKAQLEQAYRDLQRFTVELERRRNLIETILEAIATGVIAVDPRGAVAACNRAAQELLGLAPDAVGRPLEQILGDPSLRPLRDAIDAPRAAADAAGEGRVVLSTGGLVRTLFVTVVPLRDPRFADLGRLVVVDDLTQLVRAQRIAAWREAARRIAHEIKNPLTPIRLSIERARKKLLDGAPDREQVFLEAAATVISEVEAMKRLVDEFSRFARLPAPRPEPVDLREVVDGAVDLYRPGHREVEFVTRHHPQPLVIDGDAEQLRRVFINLLENALDALDGPGTIEIATAPGEDGRTARVRVADTGRGLPPGDRDRVFLPYITTKKEGGGLGLAIVGDIVASHGGTVRAEDNPPRGTAFVLEFPLRREAAAPHPGLEVGRAG